In Mangifera indica cultivar Alphonso chromosome 1, CATAS_Mindica_2.1, whole genome shotgun sequence, a single genomic region encodes these proteins:
- the LOC123214164 gene encoding protein GDAP2 homolog: MSTDHTVFDSEHLIEKLQIFRIHGKDKHGNKILRIIGKFLPARNLSAQVLKKYLEERVYPRLAKKRFAILYIHTGVQRSENFVGISALRSIYDAIPSNVKENLKAVYFVHPGLQARLFLATVGRLFFHGGLYGKLRYVSRLDYLWEHVRRNEIEIPEFVIDHDEDLEFRPMMDYGLESDHPRVYGAPSLDSPAVSMYSMRCIS, translated from the exons ATGTCTACTGATCACACTGTTTTCGACTCCGAACATCTCATAGAAAAGCTTCAGATTTTCAGGATTCATGGCAAAGATAAACATGGCAACAAAATCCTTCGTATCATCGGGAAATTCTTGCCTG CTCGAAATTTGAGTGCTCAAGTTCTGAAGAAGTATTTGGAGGAAAGAGTTTATCCCAGATTGGCGAAGAAGCGTTTTGCGATATTGTATATACACACCGGAGTTCAAAGAAGCGAGAATTTCGTGGGAATTTCTGCTTTGCGATCGATTTACGATGCTATTCCCAGCAACGTTAAAGAAAATCTTAAAGCGGTTTACTTTGTTCATCCGGGTTTGCAGGCCCGCCTCTTTCTTGCCACCGTCGGCCGTCTTTTCTTCCATGGAGG GCTGTATGGGAAGCTGAGGTATGTGAGCAGGCTTGATTATTTGTGGGAGCATGTAAGGAGAAATGAGATTGAGATTCCGGAGTTTGTGATTGATCATGATGAGGATTTGGAGTTTCGTCCGATGATGGATTATGGATTGGAGAGTGATCATCCGAGAGTCTATGGTGCACCTTCTCTGGATTCCCCTGCCGTGTCTATGTACTCCATGAGATGTATCTCTTAG